In Cicer arietinum cultivar CDC Frontier isolate Library 1 chromosome 7, Cicar.CDCFrontier_v2.0, whole genome shotgun sequence, a single window of DNA contains:
- the LOC101508074 gene encoding ABC transporter B family member 4-like isoform X2, which yields MEMEGDISLNEDVASIQPKVGSDSKQDSEKNKAKDETTNTVPLYKLFSFADSLDHLLMFVGTVGAIGNGISVPLMTLIFGSMINAFGESTNTKEVVDEVSKVSLKFVYLAAGTFTASFLQLTCWMITGERQAARIRGLYLQTILRQDVSFFDEETNTGEVIGRMSGDTVLIQDALGEKVGQFIQLGATFFGGFVVAFIKGWLLTVVMMSSIPFIVLFGAMTSTVIAKASSSGQTAYSKAASVVEQTVGSIRTVASFTGEKQAIAKYDNSLIDAYKTVVKEALASGLGFGSLYLVIICTYGLAVWLGGKMIIEKGYKGGEVVTVIFAVLTGSRSLGQASPCLSAFAAGQAAAFKMFETIKRKPEIDAYDTTGRKLDDIRGDIELREVCFSYPTRPDELIFNEFSLSIPSGATVALVGQSGSGKSTVVSLIERFYDPQAGEVLIDGINLKEFQLKWIRQKIGLVSQEPVLFTCSIKENIAYGKDGSTDEEIRAAAELANASKFIDKLPKGLDTMVGEHGTQLSGGQKQRVAIARAILKDPRILLLDEATSALDAESERTVQEALDRIMINRTTIVVAHRLSTIRNVDTIAVIHQGKLIERGSHAQLTRDPDGAYSQLIRLQEMKGSEQNAANDTNKSNSIVLSERRSSHRSLSSRSISQVSSGGGNSDRHSFSASYIVPATIVGFSETADGEPQAPPSTVSSPPEVSLYRLANLNKPEIPVLLMGAVAAVLNGVIMPIFGLLLSKMISIFYEPADELRHDSKVWALVFVALGVASFFIFPCRFYFFGIAGGKLIKRVRKVCFEKAVNMEVSWFDEGEHSSGAIGARLSTDAASIRALVGDALGLLVQNIATAIAGLVIAFAASWQLALIILAIVPLLAINGFLQVKFLKGFSTDSKKLYEEASQVANDAVGSIRTVASFCSEEKVMELYQQKCEGPIKTGIRRGIISGFGFGISFFVFYAVYACSFYAGARLVEDGKSSFSDVFRVFFALSMAALGLSQSGSLVPDSTKAKSAAASIFAILDRKSLIDPSDESGMTLEEVKGEIEFNHVSFKYSTRPDIQIFRDLCLKIHSGKTVALVGESGSGKSTVISLLQRFYDPDSGHITLDGKEIQSLQVKWLRQQMGLVSQEPVLFNDTIRANIAYGKGGDASEAEIIAAAELANAHKFISSLQKQKYIIYACRVMIQ from the exons GTGTCCTTGAAATTCGTATACTTGGCTGCGGGTACCTTCACCGCGTCTTTTTTGC AATTGACTTGCTGGATGATCACTGGGGAGAGACAGGCTGCAAGAATTAGAGGCTTATACCTCCAAACAATTTTGAGGCAAGATGTGAGTTTCTTTGATGAGGAAACTAATACTGGAGAGGTTATTGGAAGAATGTCCGGTGATACTGTTCTTATTCAAGATGCCTTGGGTGAGAAG GTGGGGCAGTTTATACAATTAGGGGCTACTTTCTTTGGAGGTTTTGTGGTAGCATTCATAAAGGGATGGCTTCTAACTGTTGTCATGATGTCTAGTATACCATTTATTGTCTTGTTTGGTGCCATGACGAGCACAGTTATTGCAAAAGCATCATCATCTGGACAAACAGCTTATTCTAAAGCAGCAAGTGTAGTAGAGCAGACAGTTGGTTCTATCCGAACT GTTGCGTCTTTCACTGGAGAGAAACAAGCCATAGCTAAATATGATAATTCCTTAATTGATGCTTACAAAACTGTAGTGAAAGAGGCACTAGCTTCTGGTTTGGGGTTTGGTTCACTCTACCTTGTTATTATCTGCACTTATGGTTTGGCAGTATGGTTAGGCGGGAAAATGATAATAGAGAAAGGATACAAAGGAGGGGAAGTTGTAACTGTAATTTTTGCTGTATTGACTGGCTCCAG GTCACTGGGGCAGGCATCTCCATGCTTGAGTGCTTTTGCTGCAGGACAAGCTGCAGCCTTTAAGATGTTTGAAACGATTAAAAGGAAACCAGAAATCGATGCTTATGATACTACTGGGCGAAAGCTTGATGACATTCGCGGTGACATAGAGCTTAGAGAGGTTTGCTTTAGTTATCCTACAAGGCCAGATGAACTGATATTCAATGAGTTTTCTCTTTCAATACCTAGTGGGGCTACTGTAGCTTTGGTAGGGCAAAGTGGGAGTGGGAAGTCCACAGTTGTCAGTTTGATAGAGAGATTTTATGATCCACAAGCTGGTGAAGTTCTCATTGATGGTATCAACCTCAAAGAATTTCAACTGAAATGGATCAGACAGAAAATAGGCCTAGTTAGTCAGGAACCAGTTCTCTTTACTTGTAgcattaaagaaaatattgcttATGGCAAGGATGGTTCAACCGATGAAGAAATCAGAGCTGCAGCAGAACTTGCTAATGCCTCCAAATTTATAGATAAACTTCCTAAG GGACTAGACACAATGGTCGGTGAGCATGGAACTCAGCTCTCTGGGGGTCAAAAGCAAAGAGTTGCAATAGCAAGAGCAATTTTGAAAGACCCAAGAATCCTACTTCTGGATGAAGCTACAAGTGCCCTTGATGCAGAATCTGAGAGAACAGTACAAGAGGCATTGGACAGAATAATGATAAATCGGACAACTATCGTCGTAGCTCACCGCTTAAGTACTATAAGAAATGTCGATACCATTGCTGTCATTCATCAAGGAAAATTAATTGAAAGAG GTTCACATGCTCAGCTCACAAGAGATCCTGATGGAGCCTATAGCCAGTTGATTAGACTGCAAGAAATGAAGGGGTCAGAACAGAATGCtgcaaatgacacaaacaagtCAAACAGTATAGTGCTATCTGAGAGACGGTCAAGTCATAGATCTTTATCCTCAAGATCTATAAGCCAAGTATCATCTGGGGGTGGAAACAGCGATCGCCATTCGTTCTCAGCTTCATATATTGTGCCAGCCACAATAGTTGGCTTCTCAGAAACTGCAGACGGTGAACCTCAAGCTCCTCCTTCAACAGTTTCTTCACCACCAGAAGTATCACTTTATCGCCTGGCCAATTTGAACAAGCCTGAGATTCCAGTTTTATTGATGGGGGCTGTAGCTGCAGTGTTAAATGGAGTGATAATGCCCATTTTTGGGCTCTTGCTTTCTAAAATGATAAGTATTTTCTACGAGCCAGCTGACGAACTTCGTCACGATTCAAAAGTCTGGGCGTTAGTATTTGTCGCGCTTGGTGTGGCGTCGTTTTTCATTTTTCCATGCAGATTCTACTTTTTTGGCATTGCTGGAGGCAAGTTGATCAAAAGGGTAAGGAAAGTGTGTTTTGAGAAGGCAGTTAACATGGAAGTAAGTTGGTTCGATGAAGGTGAGCATTCAAGTGGAGCAATTGGAGCCAGGCTGTCAACCGATGCAGCTTCGATTCGAGCTTTGGTTGGTGATGCACTTGGTTTACTGGTTCAAAATATTGCTACAGCAATCGCTGGTTTGGTAATTGCTTTTGCAGCAAGCTGGCAGCTTGCTCTTATAATCCTTGCTATCGTGCCTCTACTAGCAATAAATGGATTTTTGCAAGTTAAGTTCTTGAAAGGATTCAGCACAGATTCAAAG AAATTGTATGAGGAAGCAAGTCAAGTTGCAAATGATGCAGTAGGGAGTATAAGAACAGTTGCTTCTTTCTGTTCTGAAGAGAAGGTGATGGAATTATATCAGCAAAAATGTGAAGGACCAATTAAGACAGGCATAAGGAGAGGGATAATAAGTGGATTTGGTTTTGGAATATCATTCTTCGTGTTTTATGCAGTTTATGCCTGCAGTTTTTATGCTGGAGCGCGTCTCGTTGAGGATGGAAAATCTTCATTCTCGGATGTTTTCCGAGTCTTTTTTGCTCTAAGCATGGCAGCTTTAGGACTATCTCAATCAGGGTCCTTGGTACCTGATTCAACTAAGGCAAAAAGTGCAGCTGCTTCCATATTTGCTATTCTTGATAGGAAATCACTCATAGATCCAAGTGATGAATCAGGAATGACATTGGAAGAAGTCAAgggagaaattgagtttaaccATGTCAGTTTCAAGTATTCTACAAGACCTGATATTCAAATATTCAGAGATCTTTGCTTGAAAATTCATAGTGGCAAG ACAGTAGCACTGGTTGGAGAAAGTGGAAGTGGAAAATCAACGGTTATCTCATTACTTCAAAGATTTTATGATCCAGACTCAGGTCACATTACACTTGATGGAAAAGAAATCCAAAGTCTACAAGTGAAATGGCTGAGACAACAGATGGGACTGGTAAGCCAAGAGCCTGTTCTTTTCAATGACACCATTAGAGCCAACATTGCATATGGAAAAGGAGGAGATGCATCAGAGGCAGAGATTATAGCTGCTGCAGAATTGGCAAATGCTCACAAGTTTATTAGTAGTTTGCAGAAG caaaaatatattatatatgcatGCAGGGTTATGATACAATAG